The following are from one region of the Rhizobacter sp. AJA081-3 genome:
- a CDS encoding MFS transporter, whose amino-acid sequence MSAAACPVAPREASATRVAEGLSYGALGMPLAFVALPLYVVLPNHYASEFGVPLAWLGAVLLGARLFDAVADPLIGRWADRLFARSSRSAWLAVAGAAVLLALGFRGLFFPAVQGTAALLAWCAALLAVTYLGYSVVSVIHQAWGARLGGDEPQRARIVAWREGLALVGVLMASVLPSVAGLGVSTLVFAALLLAGVAWLWRAPQPMAAAADAQPVPMTMPLATPDFRRLLAIYLVNGIASAVPATLVLFFIRDRLEAPAFEPLFLASYFAAGALSIPLWVRAVARFGLARCWLAGMLLAIAVFAWAALLGSGDVAAYTVVCVLSGIALGADLTLPGAMLAGVIQRAGHAGRGEGSYFGWWNFATKLNLALAAGLALPALQWFGYAPGGRGDDALTALTLAYCVLPCILKLAAVALLYLTWIRPAERLA is encoded by the coding sequence ATGAGCGCCGCGGCCTGCCCCGTGGCGCCCCGCGAAGCCAGCGCCACGCGCGTGGCAGAGGGCCTGTCGTACGGCGCGCTCGGCATGCCGCTGGCGTTCGTCGCGCTGCCGCTCTACGTGGTGCTGCCCAACCACTACGCCAGCGAGTTCGGCGTGCCGCTGGCCTGGCTGGGCGCGGTGCTGCTGGGCGCGCGGCTGTTCGATGCCGTGGCCGACCCGCTGATCGGCCGCTGGGCCGACCGCCTCTTCGCCCGCTCGTCGCGCAGCGCCTGGCTGGCCGTCGCCGGCGCCGCGGTGCTGCTGGCGTTGGGCTTTCGCGGCCTGTTCTTCCCGGCCGTGCAGGGCACCGCCGCGCTGCTGGCCTGGTGCGCTGCCTTGCTGGCCGTCACCTACCTCGGCTACAGCGTGGTCAGCGTCATCCACCAGGCCTGGGGCGCGCGCCTGGGCGGCGACGAGCCGCAGCGTGCGCGCATCGTCGCCTGGCGTGAAGGCCTGGCGCTGGTCGGCGTGCTGATGGCCAGCGTGCTGCCCTCGGTGGCCGGGCTGGGCGTGAGCACGCTGGTGTTCGCCGCGCTGCTGCTGGCCGGCGTGGCCTGGCTGTGGCGCGCACCGCAGCCCATGGCCGCAGCCGCGGATGCGCAACCGGTGCCGATGACGATGCCGCTGGCCACGCCAGACTTCCGCCGCCTGCTGGCCATCTACCTCGTCAACGGCATCGCCAGCGCGGTGCCCGCCACGCTGGTGCTGTTCTTCATCCGCGACCGGCTCGAGGCACCGGCCTTCGAGCCGCTGTTCCTGGCCAGCTACTTCGCGGCCGGCGCGCTGTCGATTCCGCTGTGGGTGCGCGCGGTGGCGCGCTTCGGCCTGGCGCGCTGCTGGCTCGCCGGCATGCTGCTGGCCATCGCGGTGTTCGCCTGGGCCGCGCTGCTCGGCAGCGGCGACGTGGCCGCCTACACCGTGGTGTGCGTGCTCAGCGGCATCGCGCTGGGGGCCGACCTCACCCTGCCCGGCGCGATGCTGGCCGGCGTGATCCAGCGTGCCGGGCACGCAGGGCGCGGCGAAGGCTCCTATTTCGGCTGGTGGAACTTCGCCACCAAGCTCAACCTCGCGCTGGCTGCCGGCCTGGCCTTGCCGGCACTGCAATGGTTCGGCTACGCGCCGGGTGGGCGCGGCGACGACGCGCTGACCGCACTCACCCTCGCCTACTGCGTGCTGCCCTGCATCCTCAAGCTCGCCGCCGTGGCCTTGTTGTACCTGACCTGGATCCGCCCCGCGGAAAGACTCGCATGA
- a CDS encoding NAD(P)/FAD-dependent oxidoreductase, whose product MRRVAIIGSGISGLAVAHGLQGQANVTLFEAGNYFGGHTHTVDVTLDGHTHGVDTGFLVLNERTYPRLLNLFERLGVEIAPSDMSFSVQVPDIGLEWSGSDLSSVFAQRSNLFKPRFWRMLRDILRFNKLTTAIASSGSEAQMVQPIADFLAHHGFSDEFRDWYFLPMIGCIWSCPTDQMLHFPVATLIRFCHNHGLIQVANRPQWYTVRGGARQYVQKIVAGVPDARLNSPVRSVKRVPAGNGAAGAWVATDRGSERFDEVVFACHSDQALALLGDAGETERSVLGAIRYQPNRAVLHTDRSVLPQRERAWASWNYERSADGDREQARVCLHYLLNRLQPLPFTTPVVVSLNPVTEPRADTVVGEYEYDHPIFDLEAIAAQRRVPQLQGLSHTWFCGAWTRYGFHEDGLMSGEAVVEGLRAAWAAQRPDAEAA is encoded by the coding sequence ATGCGGCGCGTCGCGATCATCGGTTCGGGCATCTCGGGCCTCGCCGTGGCCCATGGCCTGCAAGGCCAGGCGAATGTGACCCTGTTCGAGGCCGGCAACTACTTCGGCGGCCATACGCACACCGTCGACGTCACGCTCGACGGCCACACGCATGGCGTGGACACCGGCTTCCTCGTCCTCAACGAACGCACCTATCCCCGACTGCTGAACCTGTTCGAGCGGCTGGGTGTCGAGATCGCGCCGTCGGACATGTCGTTCTCGGTGCAGGTGCCCGACATCGGGCTGGAGTGGAGCGGCTCGGACCTGTCCAGCGTATTCGCCCAGCGCAGCAACCTGTTCAAACCGCGCTTCTGGCGCATGCTGCGAGACATCCTTCGCTTCAACAAGCTGACCACTGCGATCGCCAGCAGCGGCAGCGAAGCGCAGATGGTGCAGCCGATCGCCGATTTCCTGGCCCACCACGGCTTCAGCGACGAGTTCCGCGATTGGTACTTCCTGCCGATGATCGGCTGCATCTGGTCCTGCCCGACCGACCAGATGCTGCATTTCCCTGTGGCCACGCTGATCCGCTTTTGCCACAACCACGGCTTGATCCAGGTGGCGAACCGGCCGCAGTGGTACACCGTGCGCGGCGGTGCGCGACAGTACGTGCAGAAGATCGTCGCCGGCGTGCCCGACGCGCGACTGAACAGCCCGGTGCGCAGCGTGAAGCGGGTGCCTGCCGGCAATGGCGCGGCCGGTGCCTGGGTGGCCACCGATCGCGGCAGCGAACGCTTCGACGAGGTCGTCTTCGCCTGCCACAGCGACCAGGCGCTCGCGCTGCTCGGCGATGCGGGCGAGACCGAGCGCAGCGTGCTCGGCGCGATCCGCTACCAGCCCAACCGCGCGGTGCTGCACACCGACCGCAGCGTGCTGCCGCAACGCGAGCGCGCCTGGGCCTCGTGGAACTACGAGCGCTCCGCCGACGGCGACCGCGAACAGGCCCGCGTGTGCCTTCACTACCTGCTCAACCGGCTGCAGCCGCTGCCCTTCACGACGCCGGTGGTGGTCTCGCTGAATCCGGTCACCGAGCCCCGCGCCGACACGGTGGTCGGCGAGTACGAGTACGACCACCCGATCTTCGACCTGGAAGCGATCGCCGCGCAGCGGCGCGTGCCGCAGTTGCAAGGTCTCTCGCACACCTGGTTCTGCGGCGCCTGGACTCGATACGGCTTCCACGAAGACGGGCTGATGTCCGGCGAGGCGGTGGTCGAGGGACTGCGCGCGGCCTGGGCCGCCCAGCGCCCGGACGCGGAGGCCGCGTGA
- a CDS encoding chalcone isomerase family protein, protein MDTHRRSLLLGLALSPLAARANIAAPPEVVAELPGAQLLGSGRLTFLGLHVYDARLWIDERFSADRFDRHALALELQYARTLYGRLIAERSLEEMKRSGGVSDAQGERWLAEMKRAFPDVVKGDRITGVQRPEEGVRFFHNGTLRSELLDTDFTRRFFGIWLSPQTSEPKLRQSLLGIALPRS, encoded by the coding sequence ATGGACACGCACCGCCGCAGCCTGCTGCTGGGCCTGGCGCTTTCGCCGCTCGCGGCACGGGCCAACATCGCCGCGCCGCCCGAGGTAGTGGCCGAACTGCCGGGCGCGCAGTTGCTCGGCAGCGGCCGCCTGACCTTCCTCGGCCTGCATGTCTACGACGCGCGGTTGTGGATCGATGAGCGCTTCAGCGCCGACCGCTTCGATCGCCATGCCCTGGCGCTCGAGTTGCAGTACGCACGCACCCTGTACGGCCGGCTCATCGCCGAGCGCAGCCTCGAGGAGATGAAACGCAGCGGCGGCGTCAGCGACGCGCAGGGCGAACGCTGGCTCGCCGAGATGAAGCGTGCCTTCCCCGACGTCGTCAAGGGCGACCGCATCACCGGTGTGCAGCGCCCCGAGGAGGGCGTCCGCTTCTTCCACAACGGCACGCTGCGCAGCGAACTGCTCGACACCGACTTCACCCGAAGATTCTTCGGCATCTGGCTTTCGCCGCAGACCTCGGAGCCCAAGCTGCGCCAGTCGCTGCTGGGCATCGCGCTGCCGCGCTCATGA
- a CDS encoding glutathione peroxidase, with the protein MNPTRRRLLALAALAAAGTHPVRAAAPACTPLLTREFARLQDEKTQNLCQYAGRVIVVVNTASFCGFTPQYKSLEALYARYKDRGLVVLGFPSNDFGAQEPGSGAEIAAFCENTFGVKFPMFAKSRVAASAGAAANPLIADLAQRTGQWPRWNFHKYLIARDGGMVTSHVSDVDPLDKAFIRQVERLLDAKA; encoded by the coding sequence ATGAACCCGACGCGTCGGCGATTGCTCGCGCTGGCCGCCCTCGCCGCGGCGGGGACGCACCCGGTCAGGGCCGCGGCGCCCGCCTGTACACCGCTGCTCACACGCGAGTTCGCGCGCTTGCAGGACGAGAAGACACAGAACCTGTGCCAGTACGCGGGCCGTGTGATCGTGGTGGTCAACACCGCCAGCTTCTGCGGCTTCACGCCGCAGTACAAGTCTCTCGAGGCCCTGTACGCGCGCTACAAGGATCGCGGCCTGGTCGTTCTCGGCTTCCCGTCGAACGACTTCGGCGCGCAGGAGCCTGGCAGCGGCGCCGAGATCGCGGCTTTCTGCGAGAACACCTTCGGCGTCAAGTTCCCGATGTTCGCCAAGTCGCGCGTCGCGGCTTCCGCCGGGGCGGCGGCGAACCCCCTGATCGCCGACCTGGCGCAACGCACCGGGCAGTGGCCGCGCTGGAATTTCCACAAGTACCTGATCGCCCGCGACGGCGGCATGGTGACCAGCCACGTCAGTGACGTCGACCCCCTCGACAAGGCCTTCATCCGGCAGGTCGAGCGCCTGCTCGACGCAAAAGCGTGA
- a CDS encoding DUF1365 domain-containing protein: protein MIEQAATPLIGLGQVRHARLRPARNSFTYSTYFLMLPMRGLRAQPSKELARNRFGLISFHDRDHGDGRADSLAWLDELLASEDVADADGEVWLHCYPRVLGVTFKPVSFWYCHRTDGTLAAIVVEVNNTFGERHCYLLRGAGLAFGNELRATKVFHVSPFCAIEGDYRFRFMRTAERTVARIDHDDADGPLLQTSVSGHLEPLTAASTRRAFFGMPMMTLGVIVRIHWQALKLWTKRVPFFHKPAPPGDFVTR, encoded by the coding sequence GTGATCGAACAAGCCGCCACCCCGCTGATCGGCCTCGGCCAGGTGCGCCATGCGCGCCTACGCCCCGCGCGCAACAGCTTCACCTACAGCACCTACTTCCTGATGCTGCCGATGCGCGGCCTGCGGGCGCAGCCGTCGAAGGAACTTGCGCGCAACCGCTTCGGCCTGATCAGCTTCCACGACCGCGACCATGGCGACGGCCGCGCCGACAGCCTGGCCTGGCTCGACGAACTGCTCGCCAGCGAAGACGTGGCCGATGCCGACGGCGAGGTCTGGCTGCACTGCTACCCGCGCGTGCTCGGCGTGACCTTCAAGCCGGTGAGCTTCTGGTACTGCCATCGCACCGACGGCACGCTTGCCGCCATCGTCGTGGAGGTCAACAACACCTTCGGCGAGCGGCACTGCTATCTGCTGCGCGGCGCGGGCCTGGCCTTCGGCAACGAACTGCGCGCCACCAAGGTGTTCCACGTCTCGCCGTTCTGCGCCATCGAGGGCGACTACCGCTTCCGCTTCATGCGCACGGCGGAGCGCACGGTGGCCCGCATCGACCACGACGACGCCGACGGCCCGCTGCTGCAGACCAGCGTGTCCGGCCATCTTGAACCGCTGACCGCCGCGAGCACGCGCCGCGCCTTCTTCGGCATGCCGATGATGACGCTGGGCGTGATCGTGCGCATCCACTGGCAGGCGCTGAAGCTCTGGACCAAGCGCGTGCCCTTCTTCCACAAGCCCGCCCCGCCCGGGGATTTCGTCACCCGCTGA
- a CDS encoding nuclear transport factor 2 family protein produces the protein MSARHADARVARVVTMFESITLADVSHLGEFYAADARFKDPFNDVQGVPAIEKVFAHMFVALDAPRFVVRDIVVEGDQCFLTWDFLFRFKRFSRGEQVVHGGSHLRFDAQGRVVLHRDYWDAAEELYEKLPGVGAFMRFLKRRANS, from the coding sequence ATGAGTGCGCGGCATGCGGATGCGCGGGTGGCGCGCGTGGTGACGATGTTCGAGTCGATCACGCTGGCCGACGTGTCGCACCTGGGCGAGTTCTACGCGGCCGACGCACGCTTCAAGGACCCGTTCAACGACGTGCAGGGCGTGCCCGCGATCGAGAAGGTGTTCGCGCACATGTTCGTCGCGCTCGACGCGCCGCGCTTCGTGGTGCGCGACATCGTCGTCGAGGGCGACCAGTGCTTCCTCACCTGGGACTTCCTGTTCCGCTTCAAGCGCTTCTCGCGCGGCGAGCAGGTGGTGCACGGCGGTTCGCACCTGCGCTTCGACGCGCAGGGCCGCGTGGTGCTGCACCGCGACTACTGGGACGCGGCCGAGGAGCTGTACGAGAAGCTGCCCGGGGTCGGCGCGTTCATGCGCTTTCTGAAGCGCCGCGCCAACAGCTGA
- a CDS encoding MerR family transcriptional regulator — protein sequence MNPFATRSALEFNIAAAERDTGLSKDTLRVWERRYGFPSPKRDGRGERLYSSQEIEQLRLLKRLVDAGERPGRLMSLSMAELVERLQRHAPMAVSDTAREVGDFLEILKSHDVQGLRRQLVQARERLGLARFIIDVVGPLNTRVGDAWMRGQLQIFEEHLYTESIQVVLRDAIARLQPVRARPGVLLTTLPHEPHGLGLLMAEALLALDSARCVSLGVCTPIWDIVLASRAQRIDIVALSFSGCMNPNQIVEGLTELRAKLPAGIDLWAGGAAPVLHRRPVDGVRAIAAIGQIHDELQAWRAREAKS from the coding sequence ATGAACCCTTTCGCCACTCGTTCCGCTCTCGAGTTCAACATTGCGGCGGCTGAACGAGATACCGGCCTGAGCAAGGACACACTTCGTGTTTGGGAGCGGCGCTACGGTTTTCCCAGTCCCAAGCGAGATGGCAGGGGCGAGCGGCTCTACTCCTCGCAGGAGATCGAGCAGTTGCGCCTCCTGAAACGGCTGGTCGATGCGGGAGAGCGCCCGGGCCGGCTGATGAGTTTGTCCATGGCCGAACTGGTGGAGCGCCTGCAACGGCACGCCCCGATGGCGGTGTCCGACACCGCGCGCGAGGTGGGCGACTTCCTGGAGATTCTCAAGTCGCATGATGTGCAGGGATTGCGGCGGCAACTCGTCCAGGCCCGTGAACGCCTTGGACTGGCGAGATTCATCATCGATGTGGTCGGACCGCTGAATACGCGCGTCGGCGACGCCTGGATGCGCGGGCAACTGCAGATCTTCGAGGAGCACCTCTACACCGAGTCGATCCAGGTCGTGCTGCGCGATGCCATCGCGCGCCTGCAGCCGGTGCGTGCCCGCCCGGGTGTGCTGCTCACCACGCTTCCCCATGAGCCGCACGGGCTGGGCCTGCTGATGGCCGAGGCCCTGCTGGCGCTGGACAGTGCGCGCTGCGTCTCGCTGGGAGTCTGCACGCCGATATGGGACATCGTGCTGGCCAGTCGCGCGCAGCGCATCGACATCGTCGCACTGAGCTTCAGCGGCTGCATGAACCCGAACCAGATCGTCGAAGGCCTGACCGAACTGCGCGCGAAGTTGCCGGCCGGCATCGATCTGTGGGCTGGAGGCGCCGCGCCGGTCCTGCATCGCCGCCCGGTCGACGGCGTGCGCGCGATCGCCGCGATCGGACAGATCCACGACGAGTTGCAGGCTTGGCGCGCGCGTGAAGCGAAGTCCTGA
- a CDS encoding SDR family oxidoreductase produces the protein MALNPRIPNWQGQVVWLVGASTGIGRATAELLHARGATVVVSARSAATIEAFAQQHPGSIALPLDVTDRAAMHAAGQQVSDRCGRLDLAVYCAGYYKAMRATQFDLDEMLRHQQVNYVGALHMLDAVLPALLRQKAGHISLLASVAGYRGLPNSLAYGPTKAALINLAQTLYLDLQPQGLGVSVVNPGFVETPLTSSNEFAMPALISPAQAASEIVQGWEAGQFEIHFPKRFTLWLKALSHLGDALYFKAIRRATGL, from the coding sequence ATGGCCCTGAATCCCCGCATCCCGAACTGGCAAGGCCAGGTGGTCTGGCTGGTCGGCGCGTCCACCGGCATCGGCCGCGCCACGGCCGAGCTGCTGCATGCGCGGGGCGCGACCGTGGTGGTGTCCGCGCGCAGCGCGGCAACCATCGAGGCCTTCGCGCAGCAGCACCCGGGCAGCATCGCGCTGCCGCTGGACGTGACCGACCGCGCGGCGATGCATGCCGCGGGGCAGCAGGTGAGCGACCGCTGCGGCCGCCTCGACTTGGCCGTCTACTGCGCCGGCTACTACAAGGCGATGCGTGCCACGCAGTTCGACCTCGACGAGATGCTGCGCCACCAGCAGGTCAACTACGTCGGCGCGCTGCACATGCTCGACGCCGTGCTGCCGGCGCTGCTGCGGCAGAAGGCGGGCCACATCAGCCTGCTGGCCAGCGTGGCCGGCTACCGCGGCCTGCCCAACTCGCTGGCCTACGGGCCGACGAAGGCGGCGCTGATCAACCTGGCGCAGACGCTCTACCTCGACCTGCAGCCGCAGGGGCTGGGCGTGTCGGTGGTCAACCCGGGATTCGTGGAGACGCCGCTGACTTCGAGCAACGAGTTCGCCATGCCGGCGCTGATCAGCCCGGCGCAGGCGGCCTCGGAAATCGTGCAGGGTTGGGAGGCCGGCCAGTTCGAGATCCACTTCCCGAAGCGCTTCACGCTGTGGCTGAAGGCGCTCAGCCACCTCGGCGACGCGCTGTACTTCAAGGCGATCCGCCGCGCCACCGGGCTATGA
- a CDS encoding DUF3833 domain-containing protein, with protein MNRRSLVAALAAGVLALGCASAPVPTDYAAEKPVLALEKYFDGELVAHGLFTDRGGKVVRRFTVLMKCSWTGDDGVLDEDFTYSDGKKERRIWRLKKLRGPGNEGRYTGTADDVVGTAQGQASGNAFRWAYTLRLPVDGSVYEVQFDDWMYLVDERVMLNKAVMSKFGIRLGEVTLAFTKKP; from the coding sequence ATGAACCGACGTTCCCTCGTTGCCGCGCTGGCCGCCGGCGTGCTCGCCTTGGGCTGCGCCTCCGCACCCGTGCCGACCGACTATGCCGCCGAGAAGCCGGTGCTCGCGCTGGAGAAATACTTCGACGGCGAGCTGGTCGCGCACGGCCTCTTCACCGACCGCGGCGGCAAGGTCGTGCGCCGCTTCACCGTGCTGATGAAGTGCAGCTGGACCGGTGACGACGGCGTGCTCGACGAAGACTTCACCTACAGCGACGGCAAGAAGGAGCGCCGCATCTGGCGCCTCAAGAAGCTCCGTGGCCCCGGCAACGAAGGCCGCTACACCGGCACTGCCGACGACGTGGTCGGCACCGCCCAGGGCCAGGCCTCCGGCAACGCCTTCCGGTGGGCCTACACGCTTCGCCTGCCGGTGGACGGCTCGGTCTACGAGGTGCAGTTCGACGACTGGATGTACCTGGTCGACGAGCGCGTGATGCTGAACAAGGCGGTGATGAGCAAGTTCGGCATCCGCCTCGGCGAGGTCACGCTCGCCTTCACGAAGAAACCTTGA
- the rfaE2 gene encoding D-glycero-beta-D-manno-heptose 1-phosphate adenylyltransferase: MADFLDKLCPRSELAARVAALQRPVVFTNGVFDILHRGHVSYLAQARALGASLVIGLNSDASARGLGKGPDRPLNNETDRACVLAALESVSLVTLFEEATPVELLKLVRPQLYVKGGDYDIETLEETKWVRSWGGEARALAFVDGYSTTSLVRRIRG; the protein is encoded by the coding sequence ATGGCCGACTTCCTCGACAAGCTGTGCCCGCGCAGCGAGCTCGCCGCCCGAGTGGCAGCGCTGCAGCGCCCGGTGGTGTTCACCAATGGCGTGTTCGACATCCTGCACCGCGGCCACGTGAGCTACCTCGCGCAGGCACGTGCGCTGGGCGCCAGCCTGGTCATCGGGCTGAACAGCGACGCTTCGGCGCGCGGCCTGGGCAAGGGCCCCGACCGGCCACTGAACAACGAGACCGACCGCGCCTGCGTGCTGGCGGCGCTGGAGAGCGTCAGCCTCGTGACGCTGTTCGAAGAGGCCACGCCGGTCGAACTGCTCAAGCTCGTGCGTCCGCAGCTGTACGTGAAGGGCGGCGACTACGACATCGAGACGCTCGAGGAGACGAAGTGGGTGCGCAGCTGGGGCGGCGAGGCTCGTGCGCTGGCCTTCGTCGACGGCTACTCCACCACCTCGCTGGTCCGACGCATCCGCGGCTGA
- a CDS encoding cyclopropane-fatty-acyl-phospholipid synthase family protein, with protein sequence MTSTTTFAPSSLPDSAPAAARAVFRLLQRLRHGSLDLQMPDGSSAHFGNKSDDGPRAALRLRNWNVCGAVLRSGDIGFAESYIAGDWTTPDLTTLLTLFIANRDEVESIVYGSWWGSALYRLKHLFNRNSRQGSKKNIHAHYDLGNEFYRLWLDPTMNYSSAWFEGDLNRPMPDAQHAKVRRALREAGVKPGDRVLEIGCGWGALAECAARDFDAKVTGVTLSSEQLEWAKKRLSDAGLPGDLRFQDYRDIADGPFDAIASIEMFEAVGREYWPSFFATVRSQLKPGGKACIQSITIADRYFERYVKSTDFIQQYIFPGGLLPSPSAFREAAAQAGLRVVNELDFGLDYAETLRRWRESFLGQEQRVRRLGFDARFMHIWEFYLAYCEAAFATGNTSVMQFTLQRD encoded by the coding sequence ATGACCAGCACCACCACCTTCGCTCCATCCAGCCTGCCCGATTCGGCGCCCGCCGCCGCACGCGCAGTGTTCCGACTTCTGCAACGACTGCGGCACGGCTCGCTGGACCTGCAGATGCCCGACGGCAGCAGCGCGCATTTCGGCAACAAGTCCGATGACGGTCCGCGTGCCGCGCTGCGCCTGCGCAACTGGAACGTCTGCGGCGCCGTGCTGCGCTCGGGCGACATCGGTTTCGCCGAAAGCTACATCGCCGGCGACTGGACCACGCCCGACCTCACCACGCTGCTCACGCTGTTCATCGCCAACCGCGACGAGGTCGAGTCGATCGTCTACGGCAGCTGGTGGGGTTCGGCGCTGTATCGACTCAAGCACCTGTTCAACCGCAATTCGCGCCAGGGCAGCAAGAAGAACATCCACGCCCACTACGACCTGGGCAACGAGTTCTATCGCCTGTGGCTCGACCCGACAATGAACTACAGCAGCGCATGGTTCGAGGGCGACCTCAATCGGCCCATGCCCGACGCGCAGCACGCCAAGGTGCGCCGCGCACTGCGCGAGGCCGGTGTGAAACCGGGCGACCGCGTGCTAGAGATCGGCTGCGGCTGGGGTGCGCTGGCCGAATGCGCGGCGCGCGATTTCGACGCGAAGGTGACCGGCGTGACGCTGTCCAGCGAGCAGCTCGAGTGGGCGAAGAAGCGCCTGAGCGATGCCGGCCTGCCCGGTGACCTGCGCTTCCAGGACTATCGCGACATCGCCGACGGCCCTTTCGACGCCATCGCCTCCATCGAGATGTTCGAGGCCGTGGGCCGCGAGTACTGGCCGAGCTTCTTCGCCACCGTGCGCAGCCAGCTCAAGCCCGGCGGCAAGGCCTGCATCCAGAGCATCACGATCGCCGACCGCTACTTCGAGCGCTACGTGAAGTCGACCGACTTCATCCAGCAGTACATCTTCCCCGGCGGGCTGCTGCCCAGCCCTTCGGCCTTTCGCGAGGCCGCAGCGCAGGCCGGGCTGCGGGTGGTCAACGAACTCGACTTCGGCCTCGATTACGCCGAGACGCTGCGCCGCTGGCGCGAAAGCTTCCTGGGCCAGGAGCAGCGCGTGCGGCGGCTGGGCTTCGACGCGCGCTTCATGCACATCTGGGAGTTCTACCTCGCCTATTGCGAGGCCGCCTTCGCCACCGGCAACACCAGCGTCATGCAGTTCACCCTGCAGCGCGACTGA
- a CDS encoding glutathione S-transferase: MITLCGICISNYYNKVKLALLEKGIPFQEQYVATGSKDEAVLSCSPLGKVPFIRTEQGALCESQAILDYLEALQPEPRLLPVDPWAAAKVRELTTFIDLHLELVTRELYGKAFFGGDISEANAARVRKQLEKNIAAFKRLAKFAPYVAGDQFTQADCSAWVSLPLVAMATRIVYGEDLLAAAGIDWKVYGKLVGERASAQRVTADRKAEQDAAAAKKG, encoded by the coding sequence ATGATCACGCTGTGCGGCATCTGCATCTCGAACTACTACAACAAGGTCAAGCTGGCCCTGCTGGAAAAGGGCATTCCCTTCCAGGAGCAGTACGTGGCCACCGGCAGCAAGGACGAGGCCGTGCTGTCCTGCTCGCCACTGGGCAAGGTGCCCTTCATCCGCACCGAGCAGGGTGCGCTGTGCGAGAGCCAGGCGATCCTGGACTACCTCGAGGCGCTGCAACCCGAGCCGCGCCTGTTGCCCGTCGACCCCTGGGCCGCAGCCAAGGTGCGCGAGCTCACGACCTTCATCGATCTGCACCTGGAACTCGTCACGCGCGAGCTGTACGGCAAGGCCTTCTTCGGCGGCGACATCAGCGAGGCGAATGCCGCCCGCGTACGCAAGCAGCTGGAGAAGAACATCGCCGCCTTCAAACGGCTGGCGAAGTTCGCGCCCTACGTGGCTGGCGATCAGTTCACGCAGGCGGACTGCTCGGCCTGGGTCAGCCTGCCGCTGGTGGCCATGGCCACGCGCATCGTCTACGGTGAGGACCTGCTCGCTGCCGCCGGCATCGACTGGAAGGTCTACGGCAAGCTGGTCGGCGAGCGCGCCAGCGCCCAGCGGGTCACGGCCGACCGCAAGGCCGAGCAGGACGCCGCCGCGGCGAAGAAGGGCTGA
- a CDS encoding ferritin-like domain-containing protein codes for MIYPELFKQLEAVRWNMDKDIPWDQFDASKLSDEQAQTIKMNAITEWAALPATEMFLRDNRDDSDFSAFMSVWFFEEQKHSLVLMEYLRRFRPDLVPTEEELHEVRFEFDPAPALETLMLHFCGEIRLNHWYRRAAEWHNEPVIKAIYETLARDEARHGGAYLRYMKRALQKFGDEAKAAFAKVGVLMASARRTAQALHPTNLHVNVKLFPRDTVQSRLPNPEWLEQWLDRQIQFDAVWETKVVERILHNMSLLMERSFASVQELNRFRKEVTAAVAAAAKPAAGATPA; via the coding sequence ATGATCTATCCGGAACTCTTCAAGCAGCTCGAAGCCGTGCGCTGGAACATGGACAAGGACATTCCTTGGGACCAGTTCGATGCCAGCAAGCTCAGCGACGAGCAGGCGCAGACCATCAAGATGAACGCCATCACCGAGTGGGCGGCATTGCCGGCCACCGAGATGTTCCTGCGCGACAACCGCGATGACAGCGACTTCTCGGCGTTCATGAGCGTGTGGTTCTTCGAGGAGCAGAAGCACTCGCTGGTGCTGATGGAGTACCTGCGCCGTTTCCGGCCCGACCTGGTGCCCACCGAAGAGGAACTGCACGAGGTGCGTTTCGAGTTCGATCCGGCGCCCGCGCTGGAGACGCTGATGCTGCACTTCTGCGGGGAGATCCGGTTGAACCACTGGTATCGCCGCGCCGCGGAATGGCACAACGAGCCGGTCATCAAGGCGATCTACGAGACGCTGGCGCGCGACGAGGCTCGCCACGGCGGCGCCTACCTGCGCTACATGAAGCGTGCGCTGCAGAAGTTCGGCGACGAAGCGAAGGCTGCGTTCGCCAAGGTGGGCGTGCTGATGGCCAGCGCCCGCCGCACGGCGCAGGCGCTGCACCCGACCAACCTGCACGTGAACGTGAAGCTGTTCCCGCGCGACACGGTGCAAAGCCGCCTGCCCAATCCCGAGTGGCTGGAGCAGTGGCTCGACCGCCAGATCCAGTTCGACGCCGTCTGGGAGACCAAGGTCGTCGAGCGCATCCTGCACAACATGAGCCTGCTCATGGAGCGCAGCTTCGCCAGCGTGCAGGAGCTCAACCGCTTCCGCAAGGAAGTGACGGCCGCGGTGGCCGCCGCCGCCAAGCCGGCGGCGGGCGCGACGCCGGCCTGA